One genomic window of Coffea eugenioides isolate CCC68of chromosome 1, Ceug_1.0, whole genome shotgun sequence includes the following:
- the LOC113749365 gene encoding putative E3 ubiquitin-protein ligase RF298 isoform X1, whose product MGESSDIGGSREMHSSISAYGKGSKNKRKYLAEFPLDMIDVSALSLTEFPRYELLEEKLRNTQIELAPVEARSDNPCQEHEVEEADQDEWDDPVVCQLQELLSSNLLETFRSAIKKVVESGYSSEVAEQLILRSGLYHGTKDVVSNAVDGALALVSREKELETSRHHVFEDLDSLVNYTILEMIAVVREVRPCLTVGEAMWWLLICDLNLLHACIVDRDHLSSFCIPEYSGESPCDSTVSPLTPEAAETSDQNLNKSCTSKLSAPRAKNSHSEMPAIAAVSQLPNSKNSHVHDVAITGKEGLVPPGETRGKSLSTGREHVPSVTQAVVEEKAVLSRKGSAGSSKRDMLRQKTFHFEKSYKGRMSKGAFKAKLTTWGSMVLDKSLKSPSGSSGVVMKSTYSKITTSIGANGPLPDGNCNISSNSTSVHQGTDAPSVLSVADTVFALPAVNKNNPTSSTLDHKPAAKAKTNHTNSSEVPDYYAGIPYDESLGKYVPQDDKEETIVNLASHMKALQKEIEVWKDWANEKVMQATRRLSKDQVELKMLRQEKEEADRFKKEMPALEEGSMKRLSEMEYAISNAAAQIETANLSIHRLENENNVLKSQAEAARFQALKASTNFTKAVKKEQEALKGLQLADTEKIALQEELATLKHHLADLQHQLEKAKTRKNQFEALWKQEEREKLKYYRQAESLKRETEQQKARTKAEEDNLRETDERNIQNCMENVKKLEKEISELRLESESSRIAALLGGVDIGYGSGLMGSKVASACQGFQVPKINKRLAVFQDNFGAGSVRPERECVMCLTEEMSVVFLPCSHQVLCAECNVLHEKQGMKDCPSCRTAIQKRIPVRYLSAQHP is encoded by the exons ATGGGTGAGAGCAGTGATATTGGTGGTAGCAGAGAAATGCATTCTTCTATTTCAGCTTATGGAAAAGGAAGTAAGAACAAGAGGAAGTATTTGGCAGAGTTTCCTCTGGACATGATTGATGTATCAGCCCTGTCGTTGACTGAGTTCCCAAGATATGAGTTACTGGAGGAAAAACTTCGCAATACCCAAATTGAGCTTGCTCCAGTGGAGGCAAGGTCTGATAATCCTTGTCAAGAacatgaagtggaagaagctGACCAGGACGAATGGGATGATCCTGTTGTTTGTCAGCTTCAGGAACTTTTATCAAGTAACCTGCTTGAGACTTTCCGCAGTGCAATTAAGAAGGTAGTTGAAAGTGGATACAGTAGTGAAGTTGCTGAGCAGCTTATTTTGAGGAGTGGCCTTTACCATGGTACTAAGGATGTTGTATCAAATGCTGTGGATGGTGCTTTGGCACTTGTGAGTAGAGAAAAGGAACTAGAAACTTCAAGGCATCATGTTTTTGAGGATTTAGACAGCCTGGTGAACTATACAATACTTGAGATGATAGCAGTGGTTAGGGAAGTTAGACCATGTTTAACTGTGGGTGAAGCAATGTGGTGGCTCTTGATTTGTGATCTGAATCTATTACACGCATGTATAGTGGATAGAGATCACTTGAGTAGCTTTTGCATCCCAGAATATTCTGGAGAAAGCCCATGTGATTCAACAGTTTCTCCATTGACACCAGAGGCTGCTGAAACAAGTGATCAAAACCTCAACAAGTCATGTACTTCGAAACTGTCAGCTCCAAGAGCAAAAAATTCTCATTCTGAGATGCCTGCAATTGCTGCAGTCAGTCAGTTGCCCAACTCAAAGAATTCCCATGTTCATGATGTTGCAATCACTGGGAAAGAAGGTTTAGTTCCTCCTGGAGAAACGCGGGGGAAATCCTTGAGCACTGGTCGGGAGCATGTCCCTAGTGTAACTCAAGCTGTTGTAGAAGAAAAAGCTGTGCTTAGTCGAAAGGGTTCAGCAGGTAGTTCCAAGAGAGACATGCTTCGACAAAAAACATTTCATTTTGAGAAAAGTTACAAAGGCCGTATGTCTAAGGGTGCTTTCAAAGCAAAGCTGACTACCTGGGGTAGCATGGTGTTGGACAAGTCACTGAAGTCACCGTCTGGCTCTTCTGGTGTGGTAATGAAGAGTACTTATTCAAAAATAACTACTTCAATTGGAGCTAATGGTCCTCTTCCTGATGGCAATTGTAATATCTCTAGTAACTCCACATCTGTTCACCAAGGGACAGATGCACCTAGTGTGTTGTCTGTGGCAGACACAGTTTTCGCATTACCTgcagtaaacaagaacaatccTACATCTTCAACGCTTGACCACAAGCCTGCTGCAAAAGCCAAAACCAATCATACTAACTCCTCTGAAGTTCCTGATTATTATGCTGGAATTCCGTATGATGAGTCTCTGGGAAAGTATGTTCCCCAAGATGACAAGGAGGAAACAATAGTGAATCTAGCTTCCCACATGAAAGCATTGCAGAAAGAAATTGAAGTCTGGAAGGATTGGGCAAATGAGAAGGTGATGCAGGCTACTCGGAGGCTTAGCAAGGATCAGGTGGAGCTGAAAATGTTGAGGCAAGAGAAAGAAGAGGCTGATAGATTCAAAAAGGAGATGCCAGCTCTGGAGGAAGGTTCCATGAAGAGGCTCTCTGAGATGGAGTATGCAATTTCTAATGCTGCAGCTCAGATTGAGACTGCTAATTTGAGTATTCACAGGCTTGAAAATGAGAATAATGTGCTGAAAAGTCAAGCAGAGGCTGCTAGATTCCAGGCATTAAAGGCCAGTACAAATTTTACTAAGGCGGTGAAGAAAGAGCAGGAGGCACTGAAGGGGCTGCAATTGGCAGACACGGAGAAGATTGCTTTGCAGGAGGAGTTAGCAACTCTGAAGCACCATTTGGCAGATTTGCAACACCAACTAGAAAAGGCAAAAACTCGCAAAAACCAGTTTGAG GCCCTATGGAAGCAGGAAGAACGAGAAAAACTAAAGTATTATAGACAAGCTGAGTCACTGAAGAGGGAAACTGAACAACAGAAAGCTCGGACAAAAGCAGAGGAGGACAACCTGCGAGAGACAGATGAAAGAAATATACAAAATTGCATGGAAAATGTTAAGAAGCTTGAGAAAGAAATTTCTGAGTTGAGATTAGAGTCTGAATCTTCAAGAATAGCAGCACTTCTTGGGGGAGTTGATATTGGCTATGGTAGTGGCTTAATGGGTAGCAAAGTTGCCTCTGCTTGTCAGGGTTTTCAGGTGCCCAAAATTAACAAGAGGTTGGCAGTCTTCCAGGACAATTTTGGGGCAGGAAGTGTAAGGCCTGAAAGGGAGTGCGTTATGTGTTTGACAGAAGAGATGTCCGTGGTATTCCTACCATGTTCACATCAGGTTCTTTGTGCAGAATGTAATGTCCTCCATGAAAAGCAAGGCATGAAGGATTGCCCTTCATGCAGGACGGCAATCCAGAAGCGAATCCCGGTGCGATACCTCAGTGCTCAGCatccttaa
- the LOC113749365 gene encoding putative E3 ubiquitin-protein ligase RF298 isoform X2 has translation MGESSDIGGSREMHSSISAYGKGSKNKRKYLAEFPLDMIDVSALSLTEFPRYELLEEKLRNTQIELAPVEARSDNPCQEHEVEEADQDEWDDPVVCQLQELLSSNLLETFRSAIKKVVESGYSSEVAEQLILRSGLYHGTKDVVSNAVDGALALVSREKELETSRHHVFEDLDSLVNYTILEMIAVVREVRPCLTVGEAMWWLLICDLNLLHACIVDRDHLSSFCIPEYSGESPCDSTVSPLTPEAAETSDQNLNKSCTSKLSAPRAKNSHSEMPAIAAVSQLPNSKNSHVHDVAITGKEGLVPPGETRGKSLSTGREHVPSVTQAVVEEKAVLSRKGSAGSSKRDMLRQKTFHFEKSYKGRMSKGAFKAKLTTWGSMVLDKSLKSPSGSSGVVMKSTYSKITTSIGANGPLPDGNCNISSNSTSVHQGTDAPSVLSVADTVFALPAVNKNNPTSSTLDHKPAAKAKTNHTNSSEVPDYYAGIPYDESLGKYVPQDDKEETIVNLASHMKALQKEIEVWKDWANEKVMQATRRLSKDQVELKMLRQEKEEADRFKKEMPALEEGSMKRLSEMEYAISNAAAQIETANLSIHRLENENNVLKSQAEAARFQALKASTNFTKAVKKEQEALKGLQLADTEKIALQEELATLKHHLADLQHQLEKAKTRKNQFEGMVGRVNIWYSNILTRLRKTNFRPYGSRKNEKN, from the exons ATGGGTGAGAGCAGTGATATTGGTGGTAGCAGAGAAATGCATTCTTCTATTTCAGCTTATGGAAAAGGAAGTAAGAACAAGAGGAAGTATTTGGCAGAGTTTCCTCTGGACATGATTGATGTATCAGCCCTGTCGTTGACTGAGTTCCCAAGATATGAGTTACTGGAGGAAAAACTTCGCAATACCCAAATTGAGCTTGCTCCAGTGGAGGCAAGGTCTGATAATCCTTGTCAAGAacatgaagtggaagaagctGACCAGGACGAATGGGATGATCCTGTTGTTTGTCAGCTTCAGGAACTTTTATCAAGTAACCTGCTTGAGACTTTCCGCAGTGCAATTAAGAAGGTAGTTGAAAGTGGATACAGTAGTGAAGTTGCTGAGCAGCTTATTTTGAGGAGTGGCCTTTACCATGGTACTAAGGATGTTGTATCAAATGCTGTGGATGGTGCTTTGGCACTTGTGAGTAGAGAAAAGGAACTAGAAACTTCAAGGCATCATGTTTTTGAGGATTTAGACAGCCTGGTGAACTATACAATACTTGAGATGATAGCAGTGGTTAGGGAAGTTAGACCATGTTTAACTGTGGGTGAAGCAATGTGGTGGCTCTTGATTTGTGATCTGAATCTATTACACGCATGTATAGTGGATAGAGATCACTTGAGTAGCTTTTGCATCCCAGAATATTCTGGAGAAAGCCCATGTGATTCAACAGTTTCTCCATTGACACCAGAGGCTGCTGAAACAAGTGATCAAAACCTCAACAAGTCATGTACTTCGAAACTGTCAGCTCCAAGAGCAAAAAATTCTCATTCTGAGATGCCTGCAATTGCTGCAGTCAGTCAGTTGCCCAACTCAAAGAATTCCCATGTTCATGATGTTGCAATCACTGGGAAAGAAGGTTTAGTTCCTCCTGGAGAAACGCGGGGGAAATCCTTGAGCACTGGTCGGGAGCATGTCCCTAGTGTAACTCAAGCTGTTGTAGAAGAAAAAGCTGTGCTTAGTCGAAAGGGTTCAGCAGGTAGTTCCAAGAGAGACATGCTTCGACAAAAAACATTTCATTTTGAGAAAAGTTACAAAGGCCGTATGTCTAAGGGTGCTTTCAAAGCAAAGCTGACTACCTGGGGTAGCATGGTGTTGGACAAGTCACTGAAGTCACCGTCTGGCTCTTCTGGTGTGGTAATGAAGAGTACTTATTCAAAAATAACTACTTCAATTGGAGCTAATGGTCCTCTTCCTGATGGCAATTGTAATATCTCTAGTAACTCCACATCTGTTCACCAAGGGACAGATGCACCTAGTGTGTTGTCTGTGGCAGACACAGTTTTCGCATTACCTgcagtaaacaagaacaatccTACATCTTCAACGCTTGACCACAAGCCTGCTGCAAAAGCCAAAACCAATCATACTAACTCCTCTGAAGTTCCTGATTATTATGCTGGAATTCCGTATGATGAGTCTCTGGGAAAGTATGTTCCCCAAGATGACAAGGAGGAAACAATAGTGAATCTAGCTTCCCACATGAAAGCATTGCAGAAAGAAATTGAAGTCTGGAAGGATTGGGCAAATGAGAAGGTGATGCAGGCTACTCGGAGGCTTAGCAAGGATCAGGTGGAGCTGAAAATGTTGAGGCAAGAGAAAGAAGAGGCTGATAGATTCAAAAAGGAGATGCCAGCTCTGGAGGAAGGTTCCATGAAGAGGCTCTCTGAGATGGAGTATGCAATTTCTAATGCTGCAGCTCAGATTGAGACTGCTAATTTGAGTATTCACAGGCTTGAAAATGAGAATAATGTGCTGAAAAGTCAAGCAGAGGCTGCTAGATTCCAGGCATTAAAGGCCAGTACAAATTTTACTAAGGCGGTGAAGAAAGAGCAGGAGGCACTGAAGGGGCTGCAATTGGCAGACACGGAGAAGATTGCTTTGCAGGAGGAGTTAGCAACTCTGAAGCACCATTTGGCAGATTTGCAACACCAACTAGAAAAGGCAAAAACTCGCAAAAACCAGTTTGAG GGAATGGTGGGGAGGGTGAATATCTGGTATTCGAACATTCTGACCAGGTTGAGAAAAACAAATTTCAGGCCCTATGGAAGCAGGAAGAACGAGAAAAACTAA
- the LOC113779038 gene encoding methyl-CpG-binding domain-containing protein 4-like, giving the protein MVKETPKTAKAPRTADVWAVQCDKCFKWRTVPSQEEYEEIRSKFKQDPFFCSKKPNVSCDDPADIEYDSTRTWVMDKPNIPKTPTGFKKRLVMRKDFTKMDVYYTTPTGRTLRSSTQAASFLDANPQFKGLSPSDFSFASPKIMEDTIPQNVVRKGLPGILD; this is encoded by the exons ATGGTGAAGGAGACTCCCAAGACTGCCAAG GCACCTCGAACAGCTGATGTGTGGGCTGTGCAGTGTGACAAGTGCTTCAAGTGGAGAACTGTTCCATCCCAAGAAGAATATGAAGAAATCAGAAGCAAATTCAAACAAGATCCCTTTTTCTGCAGCAAGAAACCCAATGTTTCTTGTGATGACCCGGCTGATATCGAGTACGATTCAACTCGGACTTGGGTGATGGACAAACCCAACATTCCTAAAACCCCCACTGGattcaagaaaagattggttatGAGGAAAGATTTTACCAAGATGGATGTCTACTACACCACTCCCACTGGTAGGACACTCAGATCCTCCACTCAAGCGGCCTCTTTTTTGGATGCAAATCCACAGTTTAAAGGCTTGTCTCCTTCAGATTTTAGCTTCGCTTCGCCCAAAATAATGGAGGATACCATTCCTCAGAATGTGGTCAGGAAAGGTTTACCTGGTATCCTCGACTGA